One genomic region from uncultured Subdoligranulum sp. encodes:
- a CDS encoding helix-turn-helix transcriptional regulator, protein MTTGEKIKRIRRHRQMTQKELGEKIGLGAGGANRIAQYEMGYRIPKKPLLEKMAEAMNVSAMALSEGGNGAAADMMEQLFWLDEEVPGIINLVRTQRSETRHNANPDFSLHYDDNDDWPPDSPVAMWFNSTILNDFLKDWAEVQRKLRQGEITEAEYFEWKICWPESADK, encoded by the coding sequence GTGACAACCGGCGAAAAAATCAAGCGGATACGCCGCCATCGGCAGATGACGCAGAAGGAACTGGGAGAGAAGATCGGGCTGGGCGCAGGCGGCGCCAACCGCATCGCCCAGTATGAGATGGGGTATCGGATTCCCAAAAAGCCGCTGCTGGAGAAGATGGCCGAAGCGATGAATGTGTCTGCGATGGCCTTGTCGGAAGGCGGAAACGGTGCGGCTGCCGATATGATGGAACAACTGTTCTGGCTGGATGAGGAAGTGCCCGGTATTATCAACCTGGTCCGGACACAGCGGTCCGAGACCCGGCACAACGCCAATCCGGATTTTTCGTTGCACTATGATGATAACGATGACTGGCCGCCGGACAGCCCTGTGGCCATGTGGTTCAATTCGACGATCCTGAATGATTTCCTTAAAGACTGGGCGGAAGTGCAGCGGAAGCTTCGCCAAGGAGAAATTACCGAAGCGGAATACTTTGAGTGGAAGATTTGTTGGCCGGAGAGTGCGGATAAATAA
- a CDS encoding ATP-binding protein, with the protein MLCQFSFHNFRSYKSETTFDFQAATLPEFKDTLITQDKASDLLPVAVVYGPNGGGKSNLLEALACLISTVARPVHELGKNRQQYIFQQKTEAVPFLYDHESASSPTEFRIYFRIENNEYCYYISLKDEEVISESLYRKIIGAKRSATIFEREGSTIELGYTLSKERGINTAVNPKMPYVSFLAINYDIPEINEVLYWFESCIVQNYAHPMVEHRIMLSDDDKFKQNLLKALHDMDIDIVDYRYDEETKRLFTQRQIGEQKVELPFQEESEGTRKIIAALPILLMALAQGRLVIIDELDAKLHPKLLRYVIFLFKDKKINQHGAQLLFTSHDMYTLKNTVFRRDEIWFAAENAKHESEIYSLYEIRNEDNERVKNTAAYDKQYMEGRYGADPYLSNMLGGEFE; encoded by the coding sequence ATGCTTTGCCAGTTTTCGTTTCACAATTTTAGATCCTATAAGAGCGAAACTACCTTCGATTTTCAGGCGGCGACATTGCCGGAGTTTAAGGATACTTTGATTACACAGGATAAGGCATCCGACTTGCTACCAGTAGCGGTTGTGTACGGACCAAACGGTGGAGGTAAGTCTAACCTTCTGGAAGCACTTGCCTGCTTAATTTCGACTGTTGCAAGACCGGTCCATGAGTTGGGAAAAAATCGCCAGCAGTATATCTTCCAGCAGAAAACGGAAGCGGTTCCATTTTTATATGATCACGAATCAGCGTCTAGTCCTACTGAATTCAGAATTTATTTTAGAATAGAAAACAACGAATATTGCTATTATATTTCCTTGAAAGATGAAGAAGTTATATCGGAAAGCCTATACCGAAAGATAATTGGTGCGAAAAGGAGCGCAACGATTTTTGAACGTGAAGGAAGCACCATAGAACTTGGGTACACCTTATCGAAGGAAAGAGGAATTAATACTGCCGTAAATCCCAAGATGCCATATGTGTCTTTTCTGGCTATCAACTATGATATTCCCGAAATCAATGAAGTGCTATACTGGTTTGAAAGCTGTATCGTACAGAATTATGCGCACCCCATGGTGGAGCATCGGATCATGTTGAGCGATGATGATAAGTTTAAGCAAAATTTGCTAAAGGCTCTGCATGATATGGACATTGATATCGTGGATTATCGGTACGATGAAGAAACAAAGCGGCTATTTACACAGCGGCAGATCGGTGAGCAAAAGGTTGAACTTCCGTTTCAGGAAGAATCCGAAGGAACCCGCAAAATTATTGCAGCTTTACCCATCTTGCTTATGGCTCTTGCACAGGGGCGCTTAGTTATTATTGATGAATTGGACGCAAAACTGCACCCAAAGCTGTTGCGATATGTGATCTTTTTGTTTAAGGATAAGAAAATCAACCAGCATGGTGCGCAGCTGCTGTTCACATCTCACGATATGTACACTTTAAAAAATACCGTTTTTCGCAGAGATGAGATTTGGTTCGCTGCAGAAAATGCGAAGCATGAGAGCGAAATTTATTCCCTGTATGAAATCCGCAATGAGGATAATGAGAGAGTAAAGAACACCGCTGCATATGACAAGCAGTATATGGAAGGCCGATATGGAGCAGATCCGTATCTTTCCAATATGCTTGGGGGTGAATTCGAGTGA
- a CDS encoding MATE family efflux transporter, producing MNDTFMKEKPVLPLILSMSLPMVLSMLVNSLYNIVDSFFVAQISEEAMTALSLVYPVQNFINAVGIGFGVGINAVIAFHLGAGDNSKADQAATQGLVFAIIHGVVMTVCCIAIMPVFLRMFTSSEAVIELGVRYSIVAFAFTLIVTVSMAFEKLFQAVGNMKTTMISLMCGCITNIVLDPVLIFGYGPFPEMGMEGAALATGIGQALTLAIYLVVYLLRPIRVHIRRQYILPSKKMVIKLYSIGIPATLNLALPSLLISALNAILAAYSEVYILVLGIYYKLQTFIYLPANGIVQGMRPLIGYNYGAGEHKRVSQIYQIVLCMSGIIMVLGTAICLLIPGQLIGLFTHTEATIQAGETALRIIGAGFIVSAVSVTSSGALEGLGKGTPSLLISLCRYVVVLIPAAFLLSRFLGAVGVWNAFWITEVITAIISMYVYRKVIAKPAEPAGGQDERRIRAAARSPARLCR from the coding sequence ATGAACGATACTTTCATGAAAGAGAAGCCGGTATTACCGCTGATTTTATCCATGTCCCTGCCGATGGTGTTATCCATGCTGGTCAATTCCCTCTACAACATTGTAGACAGCTTTTTTGTCGCACAGATCAGCGAGGAAGCTATGACGGCGTTATCACTGGTTTACCCGGTTCAAAATTTTATCAATGCTGTCGGAATTGGATTTGGTGTTGGAATCAACGCAGTGATCGCTTTCCATCTGGGCGCGGGCGATAACAGCAAAGCGGATCAAGCCGCTACACAGGGGCTTGTGTTTGCTATCATTCATGGCGTTGTTATGACAGTCTGCTGTATCGCCATCATGCCGGTTTTCCTGCGGATGTTCACTTCATCCGAAGCGGTCATTGAACTTGGCGTCCGCTATTCTATCGTTGCGTTCGCCTTTACGCTCATTGTTACCGTCAGCATGGCGTTTGAGAAACTGTTCCAGGCAGTAGGAAACATGAAGACAACCATGATCAGCCTGATGTGCGGGTGCATCACAAACATCGTCTTAGACCCCGTTCTGATTTTTGGCTATGGCCCATTCCCGGAAATGGGAATGGAAGGCGCTGCGCTGGCAACCGGCATCGGACAGGCTCTGACACTGGCGATTTACCTTGTAGTCTATCTTTTGCGGCCAATTCGCGTGCATATCCGCAGGCAGTACATTTTGCCCAGCAAAAAGATGGTCATCAAGCTGTATTCTATCGGCATTCCCGCAACCCTGAATCTTGCACTTCCGTCTCTTTTGATTTCGGCGCTCAATGCGATTTTAGCTGCCTATTCCGAAGTGTATATTCTGGTTTTGGGGATCTATTACAAATTGCAGACCTTCATCTATCTTCCGGCGAATGGCATTGTGCAGGGGATGCGCCCCCTGATCGGCTATAACTACGGTGCAGGGGAGCACAAACGAGTCAGCCAGATTTATCAGATTGTTTTGTGCATGAGCGGTATCATTATGGTGCTTGGAACCGCGATATGTCTGCTGATCCCCGGCCAGCTGATAGGGCTGTTTACCCACACGGAAGCGACGATCCAGGCCGGGGAAACTGCCTTGCGCATCATCGGGGCCGGATTTATCGTCTCGGCGGTTTCTGTTACTTCTTCCGGCGCATTGGAGGGGCTGGGGAAAGGCACGCCCTCCTTACTGATTTCTCTTTGCCGGTATGTAGTGGTACTCATCCCGGCTGCGTTTTTACTCAGCAGGTTTCTCGGAGCGGTTGGCGTCTGGAATGCGTTTTGGATCACGGAAGTGATTACTGCGATCATATCCATGTACGTTTACCGCAAGGTAATAGCAAAGCCAGCCGAGCCAGCGGGCGGTCAAGATGAACGGCGCATACGCGCCGCCGCCCGCAGCCCCGCCCGCCTTTGCAGATAG
- the brnQ gene encoding branched-chain amino acid transport system II carrier protein, with the protein MQQLTLRQRLLVASMLFGMFFGAGNLIFPASMGQLAGRSIWQASAGFLITGVGLPLLGVAALGISREEGLLQLSSRVGRAYGLFFTCVLYLTIGPFFAIPRCATVSFTVGIQRLIPAERQPLVLAAFSLAFFAAVLFFSLRPGQILTWIGKLLNPLFLCFLAVLVLRALAAPMRDAAAVEPAGNYAAAPFATGLLEGYNTMDALAGLAFGIIVVQAIRRLGVEEPGQVARNTVLAGLLSSLPEAARGALHLQPLIDAAVRWLPLYAQGFGWVCPALAGLAAGLAVRRLRPRS; encoded by the coding sequence ATGCAACAACTTACATTGCGGCAGCGGCTGCTGGTGGCCAGTATGCTGTTCGGTATGTTTTTCGGCGCAGGGAACCTGATCTTCCCTGCTTCCATGGGGCAGCTGGCGGGGCGCAGCATCTGGCAGGCGTCGGCCGGCTTCCTGATCACCGGCGTGGGCCTGCCGCTGCTGGGCGTGGCGGCGCTGGGCATCAGCCGGGAGGAGGGCCTGCTGCAGCTCAGCAGCCGGGTGGGCCGGGCCTACGGGCTGTTTTTTACCTGTGTGCTGTACCTGACCATCGGGCCGTTCTTTGCCATTCCCCGCTGCGCCACGGTCTCCTTTACCGTGGGCATCCAGCGCCTGATCCCGGCAGAGCGGCAGCCGCTGGTGCTGGCGGCCTTCTCGCTGGCGTTCTTTGCGGCGGTGCTGTTCTTCTCGCTGCGGCCGGGGCAGATCCTGACCTGGATCGGCAAACTGCTGAACCCGCTGTTCCTGTGTTTCCTGGCGGTGCTGGTGCTGCGGGCGCTCGCCGCGCCGATGAGGGACGCGGCGGCGGTGGAACCCGCGGGCAATTATGCCGCGGCGCCCTTTGCCACCGGCCTGCTGGAAGGCTACAACACCATGGACGCGCTGGCGGGGCTGGCCTTCGGCATCATCGTGGTGCAGGCCATCCGCCGTCTGGGCGTGGAGGAACCCGGCCAGGTGGCCCGCAACACGGTGCTGGCGGGGCTGCTCAGCTCGCTGCCGGAAGCCGCCCGCGGCGCGCTGCACCTGCAGCCGCTGATCGACGCCGCGGTGCGGTGGCTGCCGCTGTACGCCCAGGGCTTCGGCTGGGTCTGCCCGGCGCTGGCCGGGCTGGCCGCCGGCCTGGCGGTGCGCCGCCTGCGCCCCCGCAGCTGA
- a CDS encoding RloB family protein, whose protein sequence is MSLKPPKKSDMGKSWMKGRQDRVKRIQPEYHLIVTEGTKTEPAYFEAIKNEINRRHPQKIQLQIEGAGLNTVSLFEKAKALVAISPNVYKHVWIVYDTDDFPANTSMKCRICAKSIPTRKQNIMRFGPISVLSYGFFCIFATFNLMFPEMNISRS, encoded by the coding sequence GTGAGCTTGAAGCCACCCAAAAAGAGCGATATGGGCAAAAGCTGGATGAAAGGCCGACAGGATCGAGTGAAAAGGATTCAGCCGGAATATCATCTGATTGTCACAGAAGGCACAAAAACTGAACCAGCCTATTTCGAAGCAATAAAAAATGAAATCAACCGACGCCATCCTCAAAAAATCCAATTGCAAATTGAAGGGGCGGGTCTTAATACCGTTTCACTGTTTGAGAAAGCAAAGGCCCTCGTTGCAATATCGCCAAACGTGTATAAGCATGTATGGATTGTATATGACACGGATGATTTCCCTGCGAACACATCAATGAAGTGCAGAATTTGTGCGAAATCAATTCCAACGAGGAAACAGAATATCATGCGCTTTGGTCCAATTAGTGTATTGAGTTATGGTTTCTTTTGCATTTTTGCTACTTTCAATCTGATGTTTCCAGAAATGAATATTTCCCGAAGTTAA
- a CDS encoding RloB domain-containing protein: MHFCYFQSDVSRNEYFPKLSQLMCAQGLDAYRKNREDMYQVLFPYMETAIANAKRLAAKNEGKTPAESAPGTEVYRLVEKLKPYLLEE, translated from the coding sequence TTGCATTTTTGCTACTTTCAATCTGATGTTTCCAGAAATGAATATTTCCCGAAGTTAAGCCAGTTGATGTGTGCACAGGGATTGGATGCGTACCGGAAAAATCGAGAGGATATGTATCAGGTGTTATTTCCCTATATGGAGACTGCTATTGCCAATGCCAAAAGGTTGGCGGCGAAAAACGAAGGGAAAACGCCGGCAGAATCCGCTCCGGGAACAGAGGTATATAGGTTGGTTGAAAAATTAAAACCGTATCTTCTGGAAGAATAG